In bacterium, a genomic segment contains:
- a CDS encoding R.Pab1 family restriction endonuclease: MDYITKNKEIIIKIPASNSGKFRFKTRKNNLQFGDTFAARTRNFDESVYLEWQIGYDAVVNDVVNGKKDTRLKRLTFIGANGKTKYLYELSELIYDGIQVGLVSIEKITKLLEEIKKYNDFIDDKKIAIEHNSKIVLNGMNFEETSIKLPTLFMIQTADNTQVEVSIQKQQYATGVQPMVYFCIPIKSFSNYSGLIGHSSKNSDILEYIINKNNADVLFDIMKIFAMCSKRHNHDIIEIIKILIKLSK; encoded by the coding sequence ATGGATTATATTACAAAAAATAAGGAAATAATTATAAAAATTCCCGCATCAAATTCTGGAAAATTTAGATTTAAGACGAGAAAGAATAATTTGCAGTTTGGCGATACTTTTGCCGCTAGAACAAGAAATTTTGACGAGAGTGTATATCTTGAATGGCAAATCGGCTACGATGCTGTTGTAAATGATGTTGTGAATGGCAAAAAAGACACAAGGTTAAAACGATTAACTTTTATCGGCGCTAACGGCAAAACAAAATATCTTTATGAACTTTCCGAACTTATTTATGATGGAATACAAGTTGGCTTGGTATCAATTGAAAAAATTACTAAGTTATTGGAGGAAATTAAAAAATATAATGATTTTATAGATGACAAAAAAATTGCAATTGAACATAACTCAAAAATAGTTCTTAATGGAATGAATTTTGAAGAAACAAGTATAAAACTGCCAACTCTTTTTATGATTCAAACGGCCGACAATACGCAAGTAGAGGTATCTATACAAAAACAACAATATGCAACGGGTGTTCAACCGATGGTATATTTTTGCATACCAATTAAATCATTTAGCAATTATTCCGGTTTGATAGGACATTCTTCGAAAAATAGTGATATACTAGAATATATAATAAACAAAAATAATGCGGATGTGTTGTTTGACATAATGAAAATTTTTGCCATGTGTTCTAAGAGGCATAACCACGATATTATAGAAATTATTAAAATTTTAATTAAACTGTCAAAATAA